The Helicoverpa armigera isolate CAAS_96S chromosome 25, ASM3070526v1, whole genome shotgun sequence genome has a window encoding:
- the LOC126054665 gene encoding uncharacterized protein LOC126054665 produces the protein MPRNYVRKMPKRNYKNYSQEALRDCLAAIENKELTQRKASEIYRIPRRTIINQIRLLRRNETPRPPGAPTTFTEEEEKIFVSCIQKLSEHGFPLTSFDLRIVIQSYLDKIGRRVPKFKNNCPGLEWVSSFLKRNAELSQRLAANIKRSRAGTDRETLSDYIQNLAEVLKDVPPENIWNYDETNLCDDPGQKKILTRRGTKYPEIIRDTSKSSTSIMFAGSAEGELLPPYVVYKSKQLWNTWTENGPKNTRYNCSPSGWFDMNIFNDWFFALVLPKLKKQEGPKVLIGDNLSSHISVDVLKACKENNIRFVCLPPNSTHLTQPLDVAFFHPMKVAWRKILTTWKQCEQGIREKTVQKSSFPVLLKKLLADLEENRKENLKSGFRKCGIYPTNANALLERLPKPVDKTAAENSFGNTSSQESGMDWRR, from the coding sequence atgCCTCGGAATTATGTAAGGAAAATGCctaaaagaaattataaaaattattcacAAGAGGCTCTTCGAGATTGTCTAGCagcaatagaaaataaagaattaacgCAAAGGAAGGCTAGTGAAATATATAGGATTCCACGAAGGACTATTATAAACCAAATTAGGCTCTTACGACGCAACGAAACACCAAGGCCGCCTGGAGCACCTACAACATTCACGgaggaagaagaaaaaattTTCGTATCGTGCATACAAAAATTGAGCGAGCATGGTTTTCCTCTTACAAGTTTCGATTTGCGTATTGTAATACAATCTTATCTGGACAAGATTGGGAGAAGAGTTCCCAAGTTTAAAAACAACTGCCCAGGCTTGGAATGGGTGTCGagttttttgaaaagaaatGCTGAATTGTCACAGCGCCTCGCTGCTAATATAAAGCGCAGTAGAGCTGGCACTGATCGGGAAACTCTTTCAGATTATATTCAAAATTTAGCAGAGGTGTTAAAAGATGTTCCACCAGAAAATATTTGGAATTACGATGAGACGAATTTATGTGATGACCCTGGGCAAAAAAAGATTTTGACGAGAAGAGGCACCAAATACCCCGAAATTATAAGAGATACATCCAAAAGTTCTACATCGATCATGTTTGCTGGAAGTGCTGAAGGAGAATTACTTCCGCCATACGTCGTCTATAAATCTAAGCAGCTATGGAATACTTGGACAGAAAATGGGCCGAAAAATACTCGCTACAATTGTAGTCCTTCCGGATGGTTCGACATGAACATATTCAATGACTGGTTTTTCGCACTTGTACTGCCAAAGCTCAAAAAACAGGAAGGCCCTAAAGTCCTCATAGGCGACAATCTATCGTCACATATTTCGGTAGATGTTCTTAAAGCttgcaaagaaaataacataCGGTTCGTGTGTCTTCCTCCGAACAGCACCCACTTGACGCAACCACTCGATGTCGCCTTCTTTCATCCAATGAAAGTTGCATGGCGGAAAATTCTAACGACATGGAAGCAGTGCGAACAAGGCATACGGGAAAAAACTGTTCAAAAGAGCAGTTTTCCAGTCTTACTTAAAAAACTTCTTGCGGATTTAGaagaaaatagaaaagaaaacttaaaatccGGTTTCAGGAAATGTGGGATTTATCCGACCAATGCAAATGCCTTATTAGAGAGATTGCCTAAACCTGTTGATAAGACTGCGGCAGAAAATTCTTTTGGAAACACTTCAAGCCAAGAGAGTGGAATGGACTGGAGGCGTTAA